The Malus domestica chromosome 13, GDT2T_hap1 genome includes a window with the following:
- the LOC103443857 gene encoding MADS-box transcription factor PHERES 2-like — translation MTRNKVKLAWIVNDNARKSSFKKRNACLVKKMSELTTLCDISAFVIVYGEDGEESTVWPDRMVVEQLIARFQNIADLERWKKMMNQETYLKDRATKMQEQIRKIMKKNNELNTSNVLRQIIQNGKPLLEFDDNVLTGVVFSLEERMKEIRKRIDYFEQANPNHSPSTPSQWGGDQSEMISQIGSDFPESLFMYKDLGKQIQNNYGPTVSVRSDIAIPPISLFGNFTIANDMGMPLWNLGGNCDGSDLGLPKKIRRVEGPGSGVGDDMGVHSGFFKYQNYVGSDNKYGNYKESRPFWDWGVGGDGSDKGLTSMNSEGMDGGTGMELEVFPSYATKVAGITSNVGCDLGLDMTSYNEDTGFRIGDDKAGSNNGVFGHLPRQFNIGVRTESHRDLPSACFGGNGAGSDVRLFPGLFAGSNAGSDVGHPYNVSKSWQFPFSSP, via the coding sequence ATGACTAGAAATAAGGTCAAGCTTGCATGGATAGTGAATGATAATGCTAGAAAATCTAGCTTTAAAAAGAGAAATGCATGCTTGGTGAAGAAAATGAGTGAACTAACCACCTTATGCGACATCAGTGCCTTTGTCATTGTTTATGGCGAAGACGGTGAGGAGTCAACTGTGTGGCCGGATCGCATGGTGGTGGAACAATTGATTGCAAGGTTTCAAAACATAGCAGATCTCGAGCGGTGGAAGAAAATGATGAACCAAGAGACTTACCTGAAGGACAGGGCAACCAAAATGCAAGAGCAAATCAGAAAGATTATGAAAAAGAACAATGAGCTGAACACAAGTAATGTCTTGCGCCAAATTATTCAAAACGGTAAGCCCctgcttgaatttgatgataATGTTCTAACTGGCGTGGTTTTTTCTTTAGAGGAGAGGATGAAAGAAATCCGAAAACGTATCGATTATTTTGAGCAGGCGAATCCTAATCATTCTCCAAGTACTCCTTCACAATGGGGTGGAGATCAGTCTGAAATGATAAGCCAAATTGGAAGTGATTTTCCCGAGTCTTTGTTTATGTACAAAGACCTGGGAAAGCAAATTCAAAACAATTATGGTCCTACTGTTAGTGTTAGGAGTGACATCGCGATACCACCAATCTCGCTCTTTGGTAATTTTACTATTGCAAATGACATGGGGATGCCTCTTTGGAACTTGGGAGGCAATTGTGATGGAAGTGATTTAGGGTTGCCTAAGAAAATAAGGCGTGTTGAAGGTCCTGGAAGTGGCGTTGGGGATGACATGGGGGTCCATAGTGGATTCTTCAAATATCAAAACTATGTTGGAAGTGACAACAAATATGGAAATTATAAGGAGAGTCGTCCTTTTTGGGACTGGGGAGTCGGTGGGGATGGAAGCGATAAAGGGTTGACTTCGATGAATTCTGAAGGCATGGATGGTGGAACTGGGATGGAGCTAGAGGTTTTTCCTAGTTATGCGACTAAAGTTGCAGGTATTACTAGTAATGTGGGATGTGATCTAGGGCTCGATATGACGTCTTACAATGAGGATACTGGATTTCGTATTGGGGACGACAAGGCTGGATCAAACAATGGAGTATTTGGGCATTTGCCACGTCAATTCAACATTGGAGTCCGTACGGAAAGTCATAGAGATCTGCCTTCTGCATGTTTTGGAGGTAATGGTGCTGGAAGTGATGTAAGGCTATTTCCAGGACTATTTGCCGGTAGCAACGCTGGGAGTGATGTTGGGCATCCTTACAATGTTAGCAAAAGCTGGCAGTTTCCCTTCTCTTCACCTTGA